From Stenotrophomonas maltophilia, a single genomic window includes:
- a CDS encoding D-tagatose-bisphosphate aldolase, class II, non-catalytic subunit encodes MSPLQTLLASHRAGANVGLYSVCCSNEQVLRAAMHVALAHGTVLLVEATSNQVDQFGGYTGMTPPQYRDYVGTLADEEGFPRERLILGGDHLGPNAWQKRPAAEAMTHARVLIEAYVAAGFHKIHLDCSMSCADDPVPLPDAIVAARSAELAGIAERTAAEHGLPPPVYVIGTEVPIPGGEASLAEGLQVTTPAAAAQTLAIHQQAFDTPQLRDAWQRVIAMVVQPGVDFDHSSVHEYDAAAAGTLADFLEQQPRIVFEAHSTDYQRESGLHTLVRDHFAILKVGPAATFAYREALFALAAIEAELLPAAQCSRLPQVLDEVMVAQPKYWQSYYQGDDAALRLLRSYSFSDRCRYYWGEPALVQAVQTLFANLEQHAPPLVLLSQYLPEQYRAVREGTLANTPTALVQHRIGLCLGEYARACSANQAGPRKQNESSAASVLANG; translated from the coding sequence ATGTCCCCGTTGCAGACCCTGCTTGCCTCCCACCGCGCCGGTGCCAACGTCGGCCTGTACAGCGTCTGCTGCAGCAACGAGCAGGTGCTGCGCGCCGCCATGCACGTGGCGCTGGCGCACGGCACCGTGCTGCTGGTCGAGGCCACCTCCAACCAGGTCGACCAGTTCGGCGGCTACACCGGCATGACCCCGCCGCAGTACCGCGATTACGTCGGCACCCTGGCCGATGAGGAAGGCTTCCCGCGCGAGCGGCTGATCCTGGGCGGCGACCACCTCGGCCCGAATGCCTGGCAGAAGCGCCCGGCCGCCGAAGCGATGACCCACGCCCGCGTGCTGATCGAGGCCTACGTCGCCGCCGGCTTCCACAAGATCCATCTGGACTGCAGCATGTCCTGTGCCGACGACCCGGTGCCGTTGCCCGATGCCATCGTCGCCGCGCGCTCGGCCGAGCTGGCCGGGATCGCCGAGCGCACCGCCGCCGAGCATGGCCTGCCACCGCCGGTCTACGTGATCGGTACCGAAGTGCCGATTCCCGGAGGCGAAGCCTCGCTGGCCGAAGGCCTGCAGGTGACCACGCCCGCGGCCGCCGCGCAGACCCTGGCCATCCACCAGCAGGCATTCGATACGCCGCAGCTGCGCGATGCCTGGCAGCGCGTGATCGCGATGGTGGTGCAGCCGGGCGTGGACTTCGACCACAGCAGCGTGCACGAGTACGATGCCGCCGCCGCTGGCACGCTGGCCGATTTCCTCGAACAGCAGCCGCGCATCGTGTTCGAAGCGCACTCCACCGACTACCAGCGCGAAAGCGGCCTGCACACGCTGGTGCGCGACCACTTCGCCATCCTCAAGGTCGGCCCGGCCGCCACCTTCGCCTACCGTGAAGCGCTGTTCGCGCTGGCTGCGATCGAAGCGGAACTGCTGCCGGCCGCGCAATGCTCGCGCCTGCCGCAGGTGCTGGACGAGGTGATGGTGGCGCAGCCGAAGTACTGGCAGTCCTACTACCAGGGCGATGACGCCGCACTGCGCCTGCTGCGCAGCTACTCCTTCAGCGACCGCTGCCGCTACTACTGGGGCGAGCCGGCACTGGTGCAGGCGGTGCAGACCCTGTTCGCCAACCTGGAACAGCACGCACCGCCACTGGTGCTGCTCAGCCAGTACCTGCCGGAGCAGTACCGTGCCGTGCGCGAAGGCACTCTGGCCAACACCCCCACCGCACTGGTGCAGCACCGCATCGGCCTGTGCCTGGGCGAGTATGCCCGCGCCTGCAGTGCCAACCAGGCTGGCCCCCGCAAGCAGAACGAAAGTTCGGCTGCCTCCGTTCTTGCGAACGGCTAA
- a CDS encoding DeoR family transcriptional regulator, translating to MRNTRSRRQQILQLLIEHGSVQVADLVERFGVSAVTIRADLTHFESQGLANRTHGGATLVRTPPQEQDIHEKDALNLPLKESIGACAARLVRPGDNIIIDSGSTTMTLARHLRTQRDVTVMTNGLNIAWELANAPGINVLLTGGLLRQQSLSLQGSQAEASLNSYSFDTLFLGVDGLDLQFGLTTHDEAEARLNHRMVERARRIVVLTDASKFGRVSLHRIALLDQIHTIITDAGIDDASREGLQRLGIEVIIAEPTA from the coding sequence ATGCGCAACACCCGCTCCCGCCGGCAACAGATCCTGCAGCTGCTGATCGAGCATGGCTCGGTGCAGGTGGCCGATCTGGTCGAGCGCTTCGGCGTGTCGGCGGTGACCATCCGGGCCGACCTGACCCATTTCGAGTCGCAGGGCCTGGCCAACCGCACCCACGGCGGCGCCACCCTGGTGCGCACGCCGCCGCAGGAACAGGACATCCACGAGAAGGATGCGCTGAACCTGCCGCTGAAGGAGTCCATTGGCGCCTGCGCCGCACGCCTGGTGCGCCCCGGTGACAACATCATCATCGATTCCGGTTCGACCACGATGACCCTGGCCCGCCACCTGCGCACACAGCGCGACGTGACGGTGATGACCAACGGCCTGAACATCGCCTGGGAACTGGCCAATGCACCCGGCATCAACGTGCTGCTGACCGGCGGCCTGCTGCGCCAGCAGTCGCTGTCGCTGCAGGGCAGCCAGGCCGAAGCCAGCCTCAACTCGTACAGCTTCGACACCCTGTTCCTGGGCGTGGATGGCCTGGACCTGCAGTTCGGCCTGACCACCCACGACGAAGCCGAAGCCCGCCTCAACCACCGCATGGTCGAGCGCGCGCGCCGCATCGTGGTGCTGACCGACGCCTCCAAGTTCGGCCGCGTCAGCCTGCACCGCATCGCATTGCTGGATCAGATCCACACCATCATCACCGACGCCGGCATCGACGACGCCTCCCGCGAGGGACTGCAACGGCTGGGCATCGAAGTGATCATCGCCGAGCCCACCGCATGA
- the nagA gene encoding N-acetylglucosamine-6-phosphate deacetylase — MTDTRSLQGRILTPLGWRRGHVHFDSHVRQLQVDDHSGADDLQLPVILPGFIDLHVHGAAGVDLMQGGDVARTIARTHLRFGTTTLLATTMTAGLDEIEQALQGVAAAMAAPDAEAASIVGVHLEGPFISPQRLGAQPNRTIEATLALVQQLHALAPIRVMTLAPEIGEHTALIPALAAMGIRVQLGHSAGTYEEGVAALQAGASGFTHLFNGMTGVDHYRPGIAAAALAHAQYAEIIPDLQHIHPGVIRLAARAIPRLYAVTDATAATGMPDGEYALGEQRVHKCGGCVRLATGSLAGSALTMDQALRNLVRVGLDLADASQRVSTFPADYLGLGDRGRIAPDARADLVVLDAELRLQQVVVGGHVVDFNAANA; from the coding sequence ATGACCGACACCCGCTCCCTGCAGGGCCGCATCCTCACCCCATTGGGTTGGCGGCGCGGCCATGTCCACTTCGATTCGCACGTGCGCCAGCTGCAGGTGGACGACCACAGCGGCGCTGACGATCTGCAGCTGCCGGTGATCCTGCCCGGCTTCATCGACCTGCATGTGCATGGCGCAGCCGGCGTGGACCTGATGCAGGGCGGCGACGTGGCGCGCACCATTGCCCGCACCCATCTGCGCTTTGGTACCACCACGCTGCTGGCCACCACCATGACCGCTGGCCTGGACGAAATCGAGCAGGCGCTGCAGGGCGTGGCCGCTGCGATGGCGGCACCAGATGCAGAGGCCGCGAGCATTGTCGGCGTGCATCTGGAGGGCCCCTTCATCAGCCCGCAACGGCTGGGCGCGCAGCCCAACCGCACGATCGAAGCGACGCTGGCCCTGGTGCAGCAGCTGCACGCACTCGCCCCGATCCGGGTGATGACGCTGGCGCCGGAGATCGGCGAGCACACCGCGTTGATTCCCGCGCTTGCAGCGATGGGCATCCGTGTGCAGCTCGGCCACAGCGCCGGTACCTACGAGGAAGGCGTGGCCGCGCTACAGGCCGGTGCCTCCGGTTTCACCCACCTGTTCAACGGCATGACCGGCGTCGATCACTATCGCCCGGGCATTGCCGCGGCGGCGCTGGCGCATGCGCAGTACGCCGAGATCATTCCCGACCTGCAGCACATCCACCCCGGCGTGATCCGGCTGGCCGCGCGCGCGATCCCGCGCCTGTACGCAGTGACCGACGCCACTGCCGCCACCGGCATGCCCGATGGCGAATACGCCCTGGGCGAGCAACGCGTGCACAAGTGCGGCGGCTGCGTGCGACTGGCGACCGGTTCGCTGGCCGGCAGCGCGCTGACCATGGACCAGGCGTTGCGCAACCTGGTGCGGGTCGGGCTGGACCTGGCTGACGCCTCGCAACGCGTTTCCACCTTCCCTGCCGACTACCTTGGCCTGGGCGATCGCGGCCGCATCGCGCCCGACGCCCGCGCCGACCTGGTGGTGCTGGACGCCGAACTGCGCCTGCAGCAGGTGGTGGTCGGCGGGCACGTGGTTGATTTCAACGCTGCAAACGCCTGA
- a CDS encoding MFS transporter gives MTAPTAPRWPVRYLLFIGGLGGLLYGIDIGIIAGALPYLEATASHAWQLSSQQLGFVVAAVLLGSVLSSLFAGMVADLVGRRGAMLLAGLLFTASIPIMALASGYTPLLLGRLLQGISGGLIGVVIPLYLAEVLSPERRGRGAAMFQLLLTIGLVLAALIGLYHAHAVDAAAEAVRSLPVAQQAQELFTVKDHAWRTIFWTCLAPGLLFCAGIFWLSESPRWLVRRGRIDDARRSLQRVLPASEVEPTLAQIQAPESSSRDGKRDPLLSRRYVVPFLLACVVLACTQATGINSVLAYAVNILNQAGLSGSVANSADVAIKLLNAVMTVVALLLVDRKGRKFLLMLGSGGICVALLAAATLFFQAERGRADVQSQLQAAVSGDGLQLVLDETQWQRLGGGIDSEGRPLQLTVSYAYGDFTNVRALRSDNLTDRELRIERAGTVQADSVIGAFFRTLHLNPFADPAKAAQAPLRIEQARIGPVPPPAHGWAVAACILVFVAFFAVGPGVCVWLALSELMPNRIRSNGMSIALLINQFVSTTIAAIFLPTVGHSGYASMFVFWAACTFVFFLVAALWLPETKGKSLEEIEARFAGKRG, from the coding sequence ATGACTGCACCCACCGCCCCGCGCTGGCCCGTACGCTACCTGCTCTTCATCGGCGGCCTCGGCGGCCTGCTGTACGGCATCGACATCGGCATCATCGCTGGTGCCCTGCCCTATCTTGAAGCGACCGCCAGCCACGCCTGGCAGCTCAGCAGCCAGCAGCTCGGCTTCGTCGTGGCGGCGGTGCTGCTGGGCAGCGTGCTGTCCTCGCTGTTCGCCGGCATGGTCGCCGACCTGGTCGGCCGCCGCGGCGCGATGCTGCTGGCCGGCCTGCTGTTCACCGCGTCGATTCCGATCATGGCGCTGGCCTCGGGCTACACGCCGTTGCTGCTAGGCCGACTGCTGCAGGGCATCAGTGGCGGCCTGATCGGTGTGGTGATTCCGCTGTACCTGGCCGAAGTGCTCAGCCCCGAACGACGCGGGCGCGGTGCGGCCATGTTCCAGCTGCTGCTGACCATCGGCCTGGTACTGGCGGCGCTGATCGGCCTGTACCACGCACATGCAGTCGACGCCGCCGCTGAAGCCGTGCGCTCACTGCCGGTCGCGCAACAGGCGCAGGAACTGTTCACGGTGAAGGACCACGCCTGGCGCACCATCTTCTGGACCTGCCTGGCGCCGGGCCTGCTGTTCTGCGCCGGCATCTTCTGGCTGTCCGAGTCGCCGCGCTGGCTGGTGCGCCGCGGTCGCATCGATGATGCGCGCCGCAGCCTGCAGCGCGTACTGCCCGCTTCGGAGGTGGAGCCGACGCTTGCACAGATCCAGGCGCCGGAATCGAGCAGCCGCGACGGCAAGCGCGACCCGCTGCTCAGCCGCCGCTACGTGGTGCCGTTCCTGCTCGCCTGCGTGGTGCTGGCCTGCACCCAGGCCACCGGCATCAATTCGGTGCTGGCGTACGCGGTGAACATCCTCAACCAGGCCGGCCTGTCCGGCTCGGTGGCCAACAGCGCCGACGTGGCAATCAAGCTGCTCAATGCGGTGATGACCGTGGTCGCGCTGCTGCTGGTCGATCGCAAGGGCCGCAAGTTCCTGCTGATGCTCGGCAGCGGCGGTATCTGCGTGGCCCTGCTGGCCGCCGCGACCCTGTTCTTCCAGGCCGAGCGTGGCCGCGCAGACGTGCAATCGCAGCTGCAGGCCGCCGTCAGCGGCGATGGCCTGCAGCTGGTGCTGGATGAAACGCAGTGGCAGCGCCTGGGCGGAGGCATCGACAGCGAAGGCCGGCCACTGCAGCTGACCGTGTCGTACGCCTACGGCGATTTCACCAATGTGCGCGCCCTGCGCAGCGACAACCTGACCGATCGCGAGCTGCGCATCGAGCGTGCCGGCACCGTGCAGGCGGACAGCGTGATCGGCGCGTTCTTCCGCACGCTCCACCTGAACCCGTTCGCCGACCCGGCCAAGGCCGCGCAGGCACCGTTGCGCATCGAGCAGGCCCGCATCGGCCCGGTGCCGCCGCCGGCACACGGCTGGGCGGTGGCCGCCTGCATCCTGGTATTCGTCGCGTTCTTCGCGGTCGGCCCCGGCGTCTGCGTGTGGCTGGCGCTGTCCGAACTGATGCCCAACCGCATCCGTTCCAACGGCATGAGCATCGCGCTGCTGATCAACCAGTTCGTGTCCACCACCATCGCCGCGATCTTCCTGCCCACGGTGGGCCACTCCGGCTACGCCAGCATGTTCGTGTTCTGGGCGGCGTGCACCTTCGTGTTCTTCTTGGTGGCCGCGCTATGGCTGCCCGAGACCAAGGGCAAGTCGCTGGAAGAGATCGAAGCACGGTTTGCCGGCAAGCGGGGCTGA
- a CDS encoding type VI secretion system Vgr family protein, whose protein sequence is MDAAGVALVRAITLDARQPRLLHLQGLHETWVVERFEGTESVCGDNRLQIDCLATDAFLELESWLEQPLTLQLHQADGSLRQWHGLCTEAAQLGSDGGLARYRLILEPWTALLRLRRNAVIFQDQDTRAICEQIFTDYPQAVFRFDVQAELPVRAITTQYRETDWAFVTRLLAEAGLAWRIEQAQGDEAAHTLVVFEPGAELPDRGTLRFHRADMAEARDGITAFAERQQLVPNASTVASWHSEQVGAVAAQSSADAGSLPALEVYVQPRAGRFAQSGWADAEAQARLDALRVGQVLYSGSGSERQLAAGSTFSLAQHPQHEGQAFQLLAVQHVALNNLDQGIADLLGSPALERGAYRNSFIATGSGVPLRALPQDRPTLHGPQTARVVGIANAAVTPNREHQVRIQFGWQRGSTPNPGGLTDTGSAQPGHAPGDHTSGSWVAVAEWVAGPNWGTSFLPRVGSEVLVEFLHGDIDQPRITGQLYNGEVAPPFGGGIDENARHPGVLSGLHTQAHDGSGTQQWLMDDTPGQLRTRLHSSLADSRLELGYLIAHQDTARGALRGEGFELATQGWGNVHASEGLLLSASLQERAASTVMDNASVVAQLKGAERSLEQMQQTLAEQQVPGLAEYQRTQQLREQIDPKAQGRYTGDVNGQSAMKPGSDGRSPGEQPVERLGTPLLVAEAPHHVAWTTAASAVAYAGQNLQMTVQQDLHVSAGETLATVSGEHVSLFAQSGPLRVIAAQGPVSLQANDGELELLSEQALTITATDERIDVLAQTKVVLQAGSSAITLEGGNITFSCPGEFKVKAGEHPFMGGEHAVPFIPPLPGGLQRIPDWIALDYRDVETQQAMAGTPYEIHFRNGSVIKGKLDVAGKAHHEPIPKQEVEKVVYEPRSADTEDNWPDLELIANPQQGAGRG, encoded by the coding sequence ATGGATGCCGCTGGTGTCGCACTGGTCCGGGCAATCACGCTCGACGCCCGGCAACCACGCCTGCTGCACCTGCAGGGGCTGCATGAAACGTGGGTCGTCGAACGCTTCGAAGGCACCGAATCGGTCTGCGGCGACAACCGCCTGCAGATCGACTGCCTGGCCACCGACGCCTTCCTGGAACTGGAATCCTGGCTGGAGCAGCCGCTGACCCTGCAGCTGCACCAGGCCGACGGCTCGCTGCGGCAGTGGCATGGCCTGTGCACCGAGGCCGCGCAGCTGGGCAGCGATGGCGGCCTGGCCCGCTACCGCCTGATCCTTGAACCCTGGACGGCGCTGCTGCGGCTGCGCCGCAACGCGGTGATCTTCCAGGACCAGGACACCCGCGCCATCTGCGAGCAGATCTTCACCGACTACCCGCAGGCGGTGTTCCGCTTCGACGTGCAGGCCGAACTGCCGGTCCGTGCGATCACCACCCAGTACCGCGAGACCGACTGGGCCTTCGTCACCCGCCTGCTGGCCGAAGCCGGCCTGGCCTGGCGCATCGAGCAGGCACAGGGCGATGAGGCCGCACACACGCTGGTGGTGTTCGAGCCGGGGGCCGAGCTGCCTGACCGCGGCACGTTGCGCTTCCACCGCGCCGACATGGCCGAGGCCCGCGATGGCATCACCGCCTTCGCCGAGCGCCAGCAGCTGGTGCCCAACGCCAGCACCGTGGCCAGCTGGCACAGCGAGCAGGTCGGTGCCGTGGCCGCGCAGTCCAGTGCCGACGCCGGCAGCCTGCCGGCGCTGGAGGTCTATGTGCAGCCGCGCGCCGGCCGTTTCGCGCAGTCCGGCTGGGCCGATGCCGAAGCGCAGGCGCGGCTGGATGCGCTGCGCGTCGGCCAGGTGCTCTACAGCGGCAGCGGCAGCGAGCGCCAGCTGGCCGCCGGCAGCACCTTCAGCCTGGCCCAGCATCCGCAGCACGAAGGCCAGGCCTTCCAGCTGCTGGCGGTGCAGCACGTGGCCCTGAACAACCTGGACCAGGGCATTGCCGACCTGCTGGGCAGCCCGGCACTGGAGCGCGGTGCCTACCGCAACAGCTTCATCGCCACCGGCAGTGGCGTGCCGCTGCGTGCCCTGCCGCAGGACCGCCCCACCCTGCACGGCCCGCAGACCGCGCGCGTGGTCGGCATCGCCAACGCGGCGGTGACCCCCAACCGCGAGCACCAGGTGCGCATCCAGTTTGGCTGGCAACGCGGCAGTACGCCCAACCCCGGTGGCCTGACCGACACCGGCAGTGCCCAGCCCGGCCATGCCCCCGGCGACCACACCAGCGGCAGCTGGGTGGCCGTGGCCGAATGGGTGGCCGGCCCCAACTGGGGCACCAGCTTCCTGCCCCGCGTGGGCAGCGAGGTGCTGGTGGAATTCCTGCACGGCGACATCGACCAGCCGCGCATCACCGGCCAGCTGTACAACGGCGAGGTCGCCCCGCCCTTCGGTGGTGGCATCGACGAGAACGCGCGCCATCCCGGCGTGCTCAGTGGCCTGCATACCCAGGCCCACGACGGCAGCGGCACCCAGCAGTGGCTGATGGATGACACCCCCGGCCAGCTGCGCACCCGCCTGCACAGCTCGCTGGCCGACAGCCGGCTGGAACTGGGCTACCTGATCGCCCATCAGGACACCGCCCGCGGCGCGCTGCGCGGCGAAGGTTTCGAGCTGGCCACGCAGGGCTGGGGCAACGTGCATGCCAGCGAAGGCCTGCTGCTGTCGGCCAGCCTGCAGGAGCGCGCCGCATCCACGGTGATGGACAACGCCAGCGTGGTGGCGCAGCTCAAAGGCGCCGAACGCAGCCTGGAACAGATGCAGCAGACCCTGGCCGAGCAGCAGGTGCCGGGCCTGGCCGAGTACCAGCGCACCCAGCAGCTGCGCGAGCAGATCGACCCGAAGGCACAGGGCCGCTATACCGGCGACGTGAACGGGCAGAGCGCGATGAAGCCCGGCAGCGACGGCCGCAGCCCTGGCGAGCAGCCGGTGGAACGGCTGGGCACGCCGCTGCTGGTGGCCGAAGCGCCGCACCACGTGGCCTGGACCACCGCGGCCAGCGCCGTGGCCTATGCCGGGCAGAACCTGCAGATGACCGTGCAGCAGGACCTGCACGTCAGCGCCGGCGAGACCCTCGCCACCGTGTCCGGCGAGCACGTCTCGCTGTTCGCGCAGAGCGGCCCGCTGCGGGTGATCGCCGCACAGGGGCCGGTCAGCCTGCAGGCCAACGATGGCGAGCTGGAACTGCTGAGCGAGCAGGCGCTGACCATCACCGCCACCGACGAGCGCATCGACGTGCTGGCGCAGACCAAGGTGGTGCTGCAGGCCGGCAGCAGTGCGATCACGCTGGAGGGCGGCAACATCACCTTCAGCTGCCCCGGCGAGTTCAAGGTCAAGGCCGGCGAGCATCCGTTCATGGGCGGGGAGCACGCTGTCCCGTTCATCCCTCCGCTTCCTGGAGGGCTTCAGCGCATTCCCGACTGGATCGCGTTGGACTACCGCGATGTGGAAACACAACAGGCCATGGCAGGCACTCCTTACGAAATCCACTTCAGGAACGGCTCGGTCATCAAGGGAAAGCTGGATGTTGCCGGCAAGGCCCACCATGAGCCCATCCCGAAGCAGGAGGTAGAGAAGGTCGTCTATGAACCCCGCAGCGCTGATACGGAAGACAACTGGCCCGACCTCGAACTGATCGCCAACCCTCAACAGGGTGCGGGCCGTGGGTGA
- a CDS encoding SecDF P1 head subdomain-containing protein translates to MPSAMPAMRVGADRPPLPGVDVRLSAVDAAGKGVPVQWQDEKLTLREPPLASSADIADVRAVQDEYGQTALQIRYRPEAHQRIHDGTAAMVGQRMAISVDGRVLMVATVQGPFAESMNLSGLTGSDAEALEKHITGSVPVKP, encoded by the coding sequence ATGCCCAGCGCGATGCCCGCCATGCGGGTGGGAGCGGACCGCCCGCCACTGCCCGGCGTGGATGTGCGCCTGAGCGCGGTCGATGCGGCCGGCAAGGGCGTGCCGGTACAGTGGCAGGACGAGAAGCTGACGCTGCGCGAGCCTCCACTTGCCAGCAGTGCGGACATCGCTGACGTGCGCGCCGTGCAGGATGAGTACGGCCAGACGGCGCTGCAGATCCGCTATCGGCCCGAGGCGCACCAGCGCATCCACGATGGCACAGCGGCGATGGTCGGCCAGCGCATGGCGATCAGCGTGGATGGCCGGGTGCTGATGGTGGCGACGGTGCAGGGACCGTTTGCTGAATCGATGAACCTGAGTGGGTTGACCGGTAGTGATGCCGAGGCACTGGAGAAACACATCACCGGGTCTGTGCCGGTGAAGCCGTAG
- a CDS encoding HdeD family acid-resistance protein yields the protein MNSPLSPLLSAVGRSWWILLLYGLVALGFGIVAIGWPLSAAMALAWTLGVVAIVEGVISLFALISGGSGASRGWLALYAIASLGFGILAVINPLATASVLVLFLAAWLLVAGIYRIVFAIRVRKQIQGEWLLILSGVLAVVLGLLFAANPYAGVAVTTLWIGIGSLLYGLLQVLVAFKLRKLK from the coding sequence ATGAATTCCCCCTTGTCTCCCTTGTTGTCGGCGGTCGGCCGTAGCTGGTGGATCCTGCTGTTGTATGGGCTGGTCGCGCTGGGCTTCGGCATTGTCGCCATCGGCTGGCCGCTGTCGGCGGCGATGGCACTGGCGTGGACGCTGGGTGTAGTCGCCATCGTTGAGGGCGTCATCAGTCTATTCGCACTGATCAGCGGCGGCAGTGGCGCTTCCCGTGGCTGGCTGGCGCTGTATGCCATCGCTTCGCTGGGTTTCGGCATCCTGGCGGTGATCAATCCGCTGGCCACCGCCAGCGTGCTGGTGCTGTTCCTGGCGGCGTGGCTGCTGGTGGCCGGCATCTATCGCATCGTGTTCGCGATCCGCGTGCGCAAGCAGATTCAGGGCGAGTGGCTGCTGATTCTTAGTGGCGTGCTGGCAGTGGTGCTGGGCCTGCTGTTTGCGGCCAACCCCTATGCGGGCGTGGCGGTGACCACGCTGTGGATCGGCATCGGCAGCCTGCTGTATGGGCTGCTGCAGGTGCTGGTGGCGTTCAAGCTGCGGAAGCTGAAGTGA
- a CDS encoding ComF family protein: MSAFFNPVRHVQAALRVLLPLRCLVCGDPGHDGLDLCAACLAELPWSGRACLRCALPLPDNALIVCGTCREEVPPQAATHASLLYLPPVDQLLVRYKFHQDLAAGRLLAQLMQRAPPPWWCPPLVPVPLHNRRLRQRGYNQAGELCRLLPMPVWQGLYRRRHTAPQSERTAEQRRENLFDAFAIRGPVPTRLTVVDDVMTTGSTVMEVAETLRLVGAAEVRVWVCARVP; this comes from the coding sequence ATGTCTGCCTTCTTCAACCCAGTCCGCCACGTGCAGGCTGCACTTCGTGTGCTGCTACCGCTCCGCTGCCTGGTCTGCGGTGACCCGGGCCACGATGGGCTGGACCTCTGCGCTGCATGCCTGGCCGAACTTCCGTGGTCCGGCCGCGCCTGCCTGCGCTGCGCATTGCCGCTGCCCGACAACGCGTTGATCGTCTGCGGAACCTGCCGCGAGGAGGTACCGCCACAGGCCGCCACGCATGCCAGCCTGCTGTACCTGCCGCCTGTGGATCAGCTGCTGGTGCGCTACAAATTTCATCAGGATCTCGCAGCCGGACGCCTGCTCGCGCAACTGATGCAGCGCGCGCCGCCGCCCTGGTGGTGTCCGCCACTGGTGCCGGTTCCGTTGCACAATCGCCGGTTGCGCCAGCGCGGCTACAACCAGGCGGGCGAGCTATGCCGGTTGCTGCCGATGCCGGTCTGGCAAGGGCTGTACCGGCGCCGCCACACCGCACCGCAGTCCGAACGCACGGCCGAACAACGCAGGGAAAATCTGTTCGATGCGTTTGCTATCCGTGGTCCGGTGCCCACGCGGCTGACCGTGGTCGATGACGTGATGACCACCGGCAGCACGGTGATGGAGGTCGCCGAGACGCTGCGCCTGGTCGGCGCTGCGGAGGTGCGCGTGTGGGTATGCGCGCGGGTGCCGTGA
- a CDS encoding L-dopachrome tautomerase-related protein: MINCSIRRLAAAVLALASSPALALAGTPVLPSDRSIGIIEPVARFEGAMPTSVAVSETGRIFVNFPRWGDEVPYSVAEWRDGRAVPYPDARINRKDGPDPAAHFISVQSVVADGQGRLWVLDTAAPGFSAPQAGGAKLVAIDLATNTVARTLVFPANVIDARTYVNDVRFDFRVGREGVAYVTDSSLSGIGGIIVIDLATGAASKRLIGHVSTSADQAFVPIVEGQQMRLRNADGSTQPFTVAADGIALSPDGATLFYTPLSSRHLYSVPTALLRDPKVSEAALAAAVVDLGDKGASDGMEMDANGRLYASDYEHNAIHARDAQGRWTTVVHDPRILWPDTLSMGPDGYLYFTANQLHRQAGFNGGADRRQTPYMVYRTRVDAKPAPTR; the protein is encoded by the coding sequence ATGATCAACTGCAGTATCCGCCGCCTGGCGGCTGCCGTGCTGGCCCTGGCCAGTTCCCCCGCGCTGGCGCTGGCAGGAACGCCTGTGCTGCCCAGCGATCGTAGCATCGGCATCATCGAGCCGGTGGCGCGTTTCGAGGGCGCCATGCCCACCAGCGTGGCGGTGTCCGAGACCGGGAGGATCTTTGTCAACTTCCCGCGCTGGGGCGATGAGGTGCCTTACAGCGTGGCCGAATGGCGCGACGGCCGCGCCGTGCCCTATCCGGATGCGCGCATCAACCGCAAGGACGGTCCCGATCCGGCGGCCCACTTCATCAGCGTGCAGAGTGTGGTGGCCGATGGCCAGGGTCGGTTGTGGGTGCTGGACACCGCCGCGCCCGGGTTCTCTGCACCTCAGGCCGGCGGCGCCAAGCTGGTGGCGATCGATCTGGCCACCAATACCGTGGCCAGAACGCTGGTGTTCCCGGCCAACGTCATCGACGCGCGCACCTACGTCAACGATGTGCGCTTCGATTTCCGTGTCGGTCGCGAGGGCGTGGCCTACGTGACCGACTCGTCGCTGAGCGGCATCGGCGGCATCATCGTGATCGACCTCGCTACCGGCGCCGCGTCCAAGCGCCTGATCGGCCATGTGTCCACATCGGCCGATCAGGCATTCGTACCGATCGTGGAAGGACAGCAGATGCGGCTGCGCAACGCGGATGGTTCCACGCAGCCGTTCACCGTGGCTGCCGATGGCATTGCGTTGTCGCCGGATGGCGCGACGCTGTTCTATACCCCGTTGTCCAGTCGCCATCTGTACAGCGTGCCCACCGCCTTGCTGCGCGACCCCAAGGTAAGTGAGGCGGCGCTGGCTGCGGCCGTGGTCGACCTCGGCGACAAGGGCGCGTCCGATGGTATGGAGATGGACGCCAACGGCCGGCTGTATGCGAGCGACTACGAGCACAACGCCATCCATGCCCGCGATGCGCAGGGGCGCTGGACGACTGTGGTGCACGACCCGCGCATCCTGTGGCCGGATACCTTGTCGATGGGGCCCGATGGCTATCTGTACTTCACCGCCAACCAGCTGCATCGGCAAGCCGGATTCAATGGCGGCGCGGATCGGCGGCAGACGCCGTACATGGTGTATCGCACTCGGGTGGATGCGAAGCCTGCGCCAACGCGGTGA